The genomic DNA TCCTTGTAGCGGAAAACCCACGGTTCGCCTTCACCATCCGTGATCGGCGTACGAATTTGCGCGGCGGCCGCCTCGGGGGAATGGTAATACCAGTCATACCCCTCGCCACCCTCAACGTTCGCCGCAAGGTAGTCGAGGTTGTAAGCCGAGCCATAGCTCGCATCCAAATGATCGTGACCCTCACGCCAATCAGACATTGGCATGTAGTTGTCGATTCCAATGAAATCAACGGCTTCCTGCGCCCAAAGCGAATCAAGGTGATAGATTTTGTCTGCTGTCCCGCTTGGCTGATACCCATGATATTCCGACCAATCTGCAGCATAGCCGATCTTCACATCAGGCCCCAAAACTGACCGCACATCTTGCGTCAGATCAATCATCGCTTGCACGGCGGGGAAGCCCACAGCACCGCGAATTTGGGTCAATGAACGCATCTCAGACCCGATGCAAAATCCGTCCACATCACCCGCCAGCGCACACAGATGCGCATAGTGCAGGATGAAACGACGGTAGGACCATTCAGCAGGGCCAGAGTAAACAACCTTGCCCGCAACAAGCGCAAAATCCGACACTTGCGCTGTGCCAAAGAACGCCACAACTTCGGCATCTGCCACAGCGGTCTGATCCGGCGTGCCATCCACGTTAGGTGCCAAAGATGTGGTGATCCGGCCACGCCACGGAAGACGCGGCTGGCCCACGCCGCCGCCCCACGGATCGGGCAACGTATTGCCCGCCAATTGTTCCATCAAAATGAACGGATAAAACACCGCCTTTTGCCCACGTGCCGTCAAATCACGCAATGCTTCAACGACTGCGTCATCGGCTGGCGTGCCACCGTAAATCGGGCGCCCGATATCCATCGGTACAACCTCGGCATCTGACCGCACGACGCCAGAAACAATCCACGCCATCTCAATTCCGTCGGCCTCGGTCTGTTCTACCTTGGGCTTGATCTGACAGTCCCCACAGCGCAGATCATCACCAAACCATGACACAATCATCGTGACCGACCCGCAGTTCGGCAACTCTTCTTCCAACGCCTCAACAGAAACCAGATAATCGCTCTTGCCGGACGGGGTGTTTACATTCGCAGACCCGCGCCGCCCAAACCCCTTTGAGACTGTGACAGCCGTTGTTGCCAACGAATATTCCCCCGTCCCCGGCACCAAAGCGACGCCAGTCACAAGGGACCCAAGATCGGAATGAACCCCAGCATCACTGTCACCGTCATCATCGCCATTGTTCTGGCCCGGGCGCATAACTTCAAACGAAAATTGCGGCACACGATTACCGAACTGCCCAAGATCCAGATCCTCCAACACGACGTAGGCCGTGCCACGGTACGCGGTCACTTTGCCAGCGCCCTCAACGGCCTCCATTTTCGGATCAGGCAGCTGGTCGCGTGACCCAGCATAAATCCGCATGTTCAAATCATCGCGGGCAATTTCAACCCCGTTGGCCCAGACGCGGCCAACGCGCGATATCTCACCCTCACACAGCGCAATCGCCAGCGACACGGTGTAGCTGTATTCTTTGGTCTTGGGCTTACTCGGCCCGCCTTTGCCCCCCCCCGATACCGTCGTCGCCTCAACAAATTCAGTCGCCCAGATCACCTGCCCCGCGATCCGCATACGCCCGTAAAGCTGCGCAATCGCGGCCCCTTCGCTGGCCCCCGTCAAACGGAACCGATCAACGCGCCCCGTTTCAACGACATCACTGCCCGAACCTATAATCCGCTGGTCAATAGCACGCCCCACTGTTGCGCCGACGGCCCGACCAACCGTCGCCATACCAAGCCCCAAAACGGACCCGCCCATAGACCCACCAAGCGCCATGCCCGCTGCTGAAAGTACAATCGTTGCCATGATGTTTAGACCTTGTCCTGAAGGCGTTCAGGGGTTGAAAACCGCGCAACCAAGCGCCGTTTCCAAGGTGCCGAAAACGTACTTTCGCGCACGCCATGCCCCTGATACGCATGAATAAATGTCGCATGTTGGCCCGTATTGGCCTGCAATCCAACGTGTTTAGCAACCGCCCCCTGCCGCATTCTAAATAACAACACATCGCCGGGCTGCGGCACATCACGCGGCTTGGCGATCAATCGATCAGCAACAGCCTGCCACAACACTTCATCGCCTTGCGGTTCTGACCAATCGGACGTGTAGGGCGGAACTGGCTCCAACGGGGCGCCGCTGGCCTCGGCCCAGACGCCGCGCAACAGTCCAAGACAGTCACATCCCGCACCGCGACGCGCAGCCTGATGCACATAGGGCGTACCAATCCACGTTCGCGCAATCGTGACAATATCAAGCACAATCACACACTGCGTCGCAGACTTCCGCCTGCGTTCTGACCGCCACTCAGCGGCGTGCTAACCAACCAGTCATCGCCAGGAATATCAGGAAACCCACGGAAATTTGGCAAATTGCTGAACTTCAACCGACAGGTTTCAAATCGTTTGTCGCAGCCCGCCTCAAGTCTGATCAGATCACCCGCCGCAATCTGCTTGCGAAACGCCTCCCAGACCTCAACTTCACGCGCTTCACCAATAAAACGATCACGTTTGATCAGCCCGATCAGCCCGGCAGCCGCACCCGACATCACGCGCAAACGCCCACGCTCAAACCACGCTGGTTCAAACCCCGCCATATTAGTGAACGTAAACCGGCGACGCTCCTGCAGCCCCTCAACCGCTATCTCGGTTGCAAAACCATCGGTATCCAAATCAAACCCGCAATCCCGATCACCCAAAATCGCCGAACACGGCGTTTGATAGACACGGCCTTGCGGTTGGTTCAGCAGTTCGGTGAGCCCGCGCAATTCCGCATGAAAGGCGCCACCGGATCTGCGCAACTCGCCAATTGTGCCCGCAAACCGCAAAGTGCGTGTTTCCACTTCTGCCCAATTCACCAGCCAGGCCTTGACCTCTGCCCCATCAAAACGACCCGCCTCAATATCGGCCTCAGTGATGGTCCCGTCGCTCAGCGCGCCCATCGCTTCTGAATTATCAACCGACAATCCAGTTGCAGACATTATCGCGCGCGCGGTCATCCCCACGTCCGCCTTGAATTTGATGCCACCAAACGTCAGCGCACGATCATGGTCGGTAAAACCAAACGTCGTGCCATCGCGCCGCACGACCGCCCAGCAGCGCGCCAGCATGGTGACGCCAGTGTCCAGATGCGCCTGAAACTCGGTCATACCCGCACCTCGACCACCGGAACATCCGGCACTTCACCAGCCTGAAACGTCGACATTGATGTGATGATCGCGTCGGTGTCAAACCGCACCGGGACATCAAAATCATATCCCGCCGTCACGACCGCCTGAAGGTCAGGCGGATGGTTGAATGTGACCACACCCGTGGTGACATCAACAGTGTAGTCAACACCTTCAACTTGCGGCTCCCCGCTGACTGAAACCAACACAGTGCCCGTAACAGGTTTGCTGATGGGTCGTACATAGGTCTCTGTCCCAGAATTATAATTCTTAACAATCTGAAATTCAGACCGGACTTCGTCACCCATCCCCAGCACCTGATCATCCCCGGTGATTGCGCGGCTCGGTCTGGCAGACTTGTGGTCTGACCAGTCTTTCCAACGAAACCCGAACATTTGCCCCTGACGCGCCTCAAAGAAGGCAATAATCACCCCGACGTCATCCAACGACCGCAGCCCCAGACCCGCATCATAGCGCCTGCGCGAATGTGCCCATGGTGTGTTGCGTTCCTCGAATCCGTTGGCCAACGTCACCACTTCCGTGCGCCGTTCTGGGCCTCCAAGGGCACCAAAACTCAACGTCGAGGGAAACCGTACTTCATGAAAACTCATCTGTTTGATCCTTCCTAGCGATTGCGCTGACCACGACCCAAAGCCCGGCCAACCGACGCCGCAATCTGGCTCTGGCTGCGCTTGAAACCGGCCACATCCGGCGTGCTAATATTCATGGTGATATTGACCGCCTGACCGCCCTGCACCGTGACGCCCAAGCTGCCGTCAGCGCCACGGGTCAATGGCATGATCGCCTCCGGTCCCGCCTCACCCATTAATCCAGTGCCGCCGCGCATCGGGAAACTCGTCGCACCCGATACAACGCCGCCCTTGGCAAACGGCATGACGCGGCCTTGGCTGAATGCGCCACCGGCCTCGAACGGTGTCAAACTGGCCACCAACGAATTGACCCCCCCCGCAAGCAGCCCGCCAAAGTGGTCCGTCACTGGTTTCAACGCATTGTTATAAACTGTGCGCGACATTGCTTCACCAACCGTTGCCAAAGCATCCGATAACGACCGACCGTCAAAGACCAAGCCGTCAAACGCCTTGCGCAACCCACCAGAAAATCCGCGCTCCAGATTGCCCAGATCGCGCGTCGTTTCGCCCAATGTGGCCTTCATACGCCCCAACTGGCTGTCAAACGCGTCCGTCATTGCCGTCACCGATCCCAACGTCTGCTCTAGCGCTTTGGCTTCACTTTCTAGGGCGTCGAGCCCGTCAATATCATCCATCATCTGCTCCAATATCCAACTCACGTCCCACATCAGGAAAGCTGCGGCTCAACTCGTCCAACCGCGTTTTGTCCATCGGCATTTCACCCGCCTCTGGCCCCAACATCAGCCACAACTCAGCTGGTGTCAGGCTCCAAAAATCATGTGGTTTCAGCCCCAAACCGCATAGTCCTGCACGCATCAATCCTGGCCAATCCAGTCCCGAAGTTGATCCAGTCATGGCGTGGCAAACGCGCGTGCCAGCAATTCTGCCGCCGCCTCAGCCGCCCGCACAACGCCGCCCTCAATCTCGGCACTCACCAGATCGCTTGCCGATCCTTGCCAGCCCCCACCCCGCAAACCAGCAACAATCAACGCCAGCACATCACGGGTCGAAAACCCGCCACTTTCGAACCGTTTAACCAGTTCGACCAGTGTATCCGTTGCCAAAGCTGCCTCCAGCTCCGCCAACGCGCCGAGCGTCAGCTTGCAAGTGCGCGCCTGCCCATCAACGACCAGCGCGACCTCTCCGGCCCATGGGTTATGCGGCGCAACAACATCCATTATGGGAACGCTGTAAAGGTAATCTCACCAGCCGACGTCAGCGACATTTCATATGTCGCCTCGCCGTTATGCGCGCCCGAATACTCAATAGAGCTCACCAAAAACGGCCCTTCGATGGTACCGAAATCAGGCACGATGACCTGAAAATCAGGTGTCTCACCATCGAAGAAAATCTCACGCACCCGTTCGTCCGTGCTCTCGTCTTTGAACACACCCGACCCGCTGATGGACGCGGTTTTTACACCTGCACCACCCAACACTTCGCGCCAGCCACCTGTGCTGTCCAACGACGTCACATCCACGGTTTCCGCGTTGAAATTGATCCGCGTGGCCCGCAGGCCTGCCGCGGTTTCAAACAGGCCATCACCCGTCATATCGATCTTGATCAATAGATCCTTGCCATTTTGAGCTACCATATCGAATACTCCATAAGTGTTGAAATTAAATCATTCGGGATGCAGAATCATCAGTCATCCTGCACAATAGCCTTGAACGTCAGATCAATGCGCCGCTGACCCGCGGTTCCAACCCGCACCGCTTTGGCGCGAAAGAAATTCAGCGCAATCAACGTACCGCGGTTTAGCGTCAACGCGGCATCCACCAACGCATCAGACACCGCCGCCGCCGCTTGTTTGGCCGTCGCAAAGCCCGCATTTTCCGTCACGACAGACACCGTGAATTCATGTGTCGCACCGCCACCGGTTTTGTCAGATCGGTCTTTGACCAACTCCGGCCCCAGCGCCACATAAAGCGCTGGCAACGTGCCCGTTGGGAACGCATCATAAATGTCTGATCCAACCAACGCTCCAAGCGCTGCGTCGGTCACAAGTGCTTGATAAACCGCTGTCTGCAATGCTGCTGAAACGCCATAACTCATGCCACTGTCTCCTCTTGCGCGGTGCACATAAGGTAGTGCGCGTCCGGACCCTCCTCTGCCACAGCGAGGATCACGAACATGCGCAGACCATCGCGAAATCGCTGGTTGGCTTTCGGACGCGCGTCAGACCCCACAGGGGCGGCACGGACAATAATTTTGCACGCCACACGGCTGAGCGGGGCAGCAATGCCTGCAGCTTCACGACCCGTGCGCGCAGTTAAATTGGCCCAAACAGTGCCCAATGCGGCCCACCCTTGCGTGTAACCACCGGCCCCGTCCGCGATCTGCGTCGGGGTTTCCAACACCAGTTGGCGGTTTAAACGCGGGGCCATCAGGCAGCCCCCCCGCCCAGCAACCGCAGCGTGCGGTAGCGTTCAATCAACGCGCTCACGCCAAAAGGCATGCAGCCGCCATCATACTGAATTTCATGGCGATATTCATAGTAATGCGCAGCCAACAAAAGCACCGCTTGGCGCAGGTCAGCTGGTAAATCGATCCATTCGGGACCAAACCCTGCGAGCATGCGAATACGTGCCGTATCGGTCCGACCAATGCTCGGCAAACACGTATCAACGGCCGCCAAAACCGGGCGCTGCATATCAGGCCGCAATTGGTAGCTGTTTGCATCGACAACCTCCTCGTTGTCCAAGCGGTCCAGCATGACGACGTCAAAGATTGCACTGATGGGCGCAATTGGCAGCGCCTGAGCGCCGCTGTCGCGCCACCGCGTCACCGACCAGCTAAAGGTGCGTTCTATCAACGCCTTACCTGTGCGCGCCTCAATCGCAGCGAGCGCCGAACGCAGGAAACTCTCCAACAGATCATCCTGCAATCCATCATCGGAGAAGCCCGATCCAAGGCGCAGGTGTTCTTTGAAAAAGGCAACCGGCAACGCGCCTGTAGGCACTGTGGTTTCTTCTATCAACATCATGGACTCTCTCCGAAATCGGATGGAAAAATTCATAAAAACCCGGGCGCGTGCCCCCCGCATTGCTCGGACGGAAGGAAGCAGCTGGACAACGCGAGGGTTAACTCGCGTAACGCACGCACCCGGACCCGAGGGCACCTCAAAAAGGCGCCCCCGTCCCCCTCAGCCCTTAGGACAGGCCGAACTTGAGAAGCTTGATCGCGCCGTAATCGGACACGGCACCACCAACGCGCTTGGTTGCATAGAACAACACATGTGGCTTGGCACTGAACGGGTCACGAAGGACACGCAGATCAGGGCGTTCGGCCACGGTATATCCCGTGCCGAAATCACCAAACGCAATCGCCGTTGCATCGGAAGCAATGTCAGGCATGTCTTCAGCGATCAGAACCGGATAGCCCAGCAAACGTGCGGGTTCGCCCGCGACCAGACCGTCTGACCACAAGAAACGGCCATCGTTGTCCTTCAGCTTGCGCACAGCCCCTGCGGTCTTGGAATTCATCACGAACGTGCCGTTGGCGCGGTATTCTGCACCAAGCGCGTAGACCAGATCGATCAGCGCCTCGGCACCTGCAAAATCACC from Octadecabacter antarcticus 307 includes the following:
- a CDS encoding NlpC/P60 family protein; its protein translation is MLDIVTIARTWIGTPYVHQAARRGAGCDCLGLLRGVWAEASGAPLEPVPPYTSDWSEPQGDEVLWQAVADRLIAKPRDVPQPGDVLLFRMRQGAVAKHVGLQANTGQHATFIHAYQGHGVRESTFSAPWKRRLVARFSTPERLQDKV
- a CDS encoding DUF2163 domain-containing protein — encoded protein: MTEFQAHLDTGVTMLARCWAVVRRDGTTFGFTDHDRALTFGGIKFKADVGMTARAIMSATGLSVDNSEAMGALSDGTITEADIEAGRFDGAEVKAWLVNWAEVETRTLRFAGTIGELRRSGGAFHAELRGLTELLNQPQGRVYQTPCSAILGDRDCGFDLDTDGFATEIAVEGLQERRRFTFTNMAGFEPAWFERGRLRVMSGAAAGLIGLIKRDRFIGEAREVEVWEAFRKQIAAGDLIRLEAGCDKRFETCRLKFSNLPNFRGFPDIPGDDWLVSTPLSGGQNAGGSLRRSV
- a CDS encoding DUF2460 domain-containing protein, with translation MSFHEVRFPSTLSFGALGGPERRTEVVTLANGFEERNTPWAHSRRRYDAGLGLRSLDDVGVIIAFFEARQGQMFGFRWKDWSDHKSARPSRAITGDDQVLGMGDEVRSEFQIVKNYNSGTETYVRPISKPVTGTVLVSVSGEPQVEGVDYTVDVTTGVVTFNHPPDLQAVVTAGYDFDVPVRFDTDAIITSMSTFQAGEVPDVPVVEVRV
- a CDS encoding phage tail tape measure protein, producing the protein MDDIDGLDALESEAKALEQTLGSVTAMTDAFDSQLGRMKATLGETTRDLGNLERGFSGGLRKAFDGLVFDGRSLSDALATVGEAMSRTVYNNALKPVTDHFGGLLAGGVNSLVASLTPFEAGGAFSQGRVMPFAKGGVVSGATSFPMRGGTGLMGEAGPEAIMPLTRGADGSLGVTVQGGQAVNITMNISTPDVAGFKRSQSQIAASVGRALGRGQRNR
- a CDS encoding rcc01693 family protein — protein: MTGSTSGLDWPGLMRAGLCGLGLKPHDFWSLTPAELWLMLGPEAGEMPMDKTRLDELSRSFPDVGRELDIGADDG
- a CDS encoding gene transfer agent family protein, coding for MDVVAPHNPWAGEVALVVDGQARTCKLTLGALAELEAALATDTLVELVKRFESGGFSTRDVLALIVAGLRGGGWQGSASDLVSAEIEGGVVRAAEAAAELLARAFATP
- a CDS encoding phage major tail protein, TP901-1 family, translated to MVAQNGKDLLIKIDMTGDGLFETAAGLRATRINFNAETVDVTSLDSTGGWREVLGGAGVKTASISGSGVFKDESTDERVREIFFDGETPDFQVIVPDFGTIEGPFLVSSIEYSGAHNGEATYEMSLTSAGEITFTAFP
- a CDS encoding DUF3168 domain-containing protein, which encodes MSYGVSAALQTAVYQALVTDAALGALVGSDIYDAFPTGTLPALYVALGPELVKDRSDKTGGGATHEFTVSVVTENAGFATAKQAAAAVSDALVDAALTLNRGTLIALNFFRAKAVRVGTAGQRRIDLTFKAIVQDD
- a CDS encoding head-tail adaptor protein, with product MAPRLNRQLVLETPTQIADGAGGYTQGWAALGTVWANLTARTGREAAGIAAPLSRVACKIIVRAAPVGSDARPKANQRFRDGLRMFVILAVAEEGPDAHYLMCTAQEETVA
- a CDS encoding head-tail connector protein — its product is MMLIEETTVPTGALPVAFFKEHLRLGSGFSDDGLQDDLLESFLRSALAAIEARTGKALIERTFSWSVTRWRDSGAQALPIAPISAIFDVVMLDRLDNEEVVDANSYQLRPDMQRPVLAAVDTCLPSIGRTDTARIRMLAGFGPEWIDLPADLRQAVLLLAAHYYEYRHEIQYDGGCMPFGVSALIERYRTLRLLGGGAA